In Acipenser ruthenus chromosome 16, fAciRut3.2 maternal haplotype, whole genome shotgun sequence, the following proteins share a genomic window:
- the LOC117963477 gene encoding uncharacterized protein LOC117963477: MTEPRVEIESLHFSVGILGISAGALLLLVNGYSHTQTGPFIPSTALGILLLIVAALLAYAGVRRSLNHAPLFVSVFLTISALWCGSGLVHILAGQGVVVGQAGLRDALVPGLAAFTLALLIIGVVGVMQREVVLSVISFAVCLACAHEIAGLYDRSFGQGATAANYLLVCLLGAYFGTGRMLKYITKSKLQLPGTGLVKKDKLTASQAQDKNDIVITGLVMNLLSASVFACSLLGVVSTLFQGQVPWLWTAGVYQIGVCILSYRCLDTLSATFYGFTSVLKFAEGYTLLLTVWSPTEPYFPVPFPAVFSILFFVLALFITQKSLADGLYLLFYVAYCIAIAAQPQGFFQGGTQGVQAAIFIVSAIMVLVSLHNMASPWRIPTGEGLVKALVSRTSALNLREQDKDLHAPYLGYSKYADAEVLGHACSVLAAFAITATVGPSGPLDIVILPWAVVAGGALQLLSGSVAFARGKTLESTAFILYGIMWVVWGLTRYGGLYGATRGFNVAVGIICFMLFNCFVMVGTLFLSKAWFAYALTFELILISFLLDAVNALPFGYDIGVTIIFGLVSFYCFLANLFNSSFQSPQLPVGEPFIKLSGYGGGSGKCPHVPARKATSVQKIADILKNGGTCGIPTDTVYVLVAACNRPDAVEKAYKAKVHAQDRPMSLWISSIKQLEPARHLINPLLWDFMEAAWPSSISMVILRGKWLECFGLKDSAKYIGTPQSIAIRNPNCTVTTHLIDLVGPIAVTSANPTGEADTTHHNQVYAKLGDKVDGVLCDGPSPENIASTVVDCTKIESGNIGFFRVGIFPKSQVLQIFERVQRKHKGGGVDNTAFVTDIAEETTTPEMAVRSKGELSSVKEEVELQEEGQDK; the protein is encoded by the exons ATGACTGAGCCACGGGTAGAGATTGAGTCCCTGCATTTCTCTGTTGGCATCCTTGGAATATCCGCAG GTGCCCTTTTGCTGTTGGTAAATGGCTACAGTCACACCCAGACAGGCCCATTTATTCCAAGCACTGCACTGGGAATCTTGCTGCTCATCGTTGCTGCACTCTTGGCCTATGCAG GTGTGAGACGGAGCTTGAACCATGCCCCTCTGTTTGTGTCAGTGTTTCTTACCATCTCAGCCCTGTGGTGTGGCTCAGGACTTGTTCATATCCTGGCTGGGCAGGGGGTGGTGGTGGGGCAAGCTGGGCTGCGTGATGCCCTGGTTCCAGGGCTGGCGGCATTTACCCTGGCTCTGCTGATAATAGGGGTGGTGGGGGTCATGCAGAGGGAGGTTGTCCTGTCGGTCATCTCCTTCGCAGTGTGCCTGGCATGTGCACATGAAATTGCTGGGCTGTATGATCGCTCCTTTGGACAGGGGGCCACGGCCGCCAATTACCTGCTGGTCTGCCTTTTGGGGGCATACTTTGGCACAGGGCGAATGCTCAAATACATCACCAAGAGCAAGCTCCAGCTACCAGGCACCGGCCTGGTGAAGAAAGACAAGCTAACAGCCTCGCAAGCTCAGGACAAGAACGACATTGTGATAACTGGCCTGGTGATGAACCTGCTCTCGGCCAGCGTCTTCGCCTGTTCTCTGTTAGGGGTGGTCTCCACTCTTTTCCAAGGTCAGGTTCCATGGCTGTGGACAGCTGGGGTTTACCAGATTGGGGTGTGCATCCTGTCTTACCGCTGCCTTGACACACTCTCTGCCACCTTCTACGGTTTCACTTCGGTACTGAAATTCGCTGAAGGCTACACCCTCCTTCTGACTGTCTGGAGCCCAACTGAGCCCTACTTCCCAGTCCCCTTCCCTGCTGTCTTTTCCATCCTATTCTTTGTGCTGGCCCTTTTCATTACCCAGAAGAGTCTGGCAGATGGGCTCTACCTCCTGTTCTACGTGGcctattgcattgccattgctgCCCAGCCCCAAGGCTTCTTCCAGGGAGGTACCCAGGGAGTCCAAGCCGCCATTTTCATTGTCTCTGCCATCATGGTACTTGTCTCTCTCCACAACATGGCATCACCTTGGAGGATCCCCACTGGAGAAGGGCTGGTCAAGGCTTTAGTCTCCAGGACCAGTGCCTTAAACCTACGAGAGCAAGATAAGGACTTGCACGCGCCCTACTTGGGTTACTCCAAATATGCTGATGCAGAAGTGCTAGGCCATGCCTGCAGTGTGCTAGCTGCCTTTGCCATTACTGCAACTGTCGGCCCAAGTGGACCCCTGGACATCGTGATCCTGCCCTGGGCAGTGGTAGCTGGTGGAGCCCTCCAACTGCTGTCTGGCTCGGTGGCATTCGCACGAGGCAAGACCCTAGAGAGCACGGCCTTCATCCTCTATGGCATCATGTGGGTGGTGTGGGGGCTGACCAGATATGGCGGTCTTTATGGTGCCACAAGGGGCTTCAACGTGGCCGTGGGCATCATTTGCTTCATGCTTTTCaactgctttgtgatggtggggaCCCTCTTCCTCAGCAAGGCCTGGTTTGCCTACGCTCTAACTTTCGAGCTCATCCTGATCAGCTTCCTGCTGGACGCAGTCAACGCGCTCCCCTTTGGCTACGACATCGGGGTGACCATCATCTTCGGCCTGGTCAGCTTCTACTGCTTCCTGGCCAACCTCTTCAACAGCAGCTTCCAGAGCCCCCAGCTGCCTGTCGGCGAGCCCTTCATCAAGCTGAGCGGCTACGGGGGCGGCAGTGGCAAGTGTCCCCATGTCCCTGCCAGGAAGGCTACCTCTGTTCAGAAGATTGCAG ACATCCTAAAGAACGGTGGCACCTGTGGGATCCCCACGGACACAGTCTATGTGCTGGTTGCTGCTTGCAATCGGCCCGATGCTGTAGAAAAGGCATACAA AGCGAAGGTGCATGCTCAGGACCGGCCCATGTCCTTGTGGATCTCCAGCATTAAGCAGTTAGAGCCAGCCAGACACCTCATTAACCCACTGCTCTGGGACTTCATGGAGGCAGCCTGGCCCTCCTCCATCAGCATGGTCATCCTGCGAG GTAAATGGCTTGAGTGCTTTGGTCTGAAAGACTCAGCAAAGTACATCGGCACCCCTCAGAGCATCGCCATCCGTAACCCCAACTGCACCGTCACCACGCACCTCATCGACTTG GTGGGTCCCATTGCAGTGACGTCAGCAAATCCAACAGGAGAAGCAGACACTACCCACCACAACCAGGTCTACGCTAAACTGGGAGATAAG GTGGACGGGGTTTTGTGTGATGGGCCTTCCCCGGAGAATATTGCCTCCACCGTTGTGGACTGCACCAAGATAGAAAGCGGGAACATTGGCTTCTTCAGAGTGGGCATCTTCCCCAAATCCCAG